A stretch of the Sulfurospirillum sp. UCH001 genome encodes the following:
- a CDS encoding ABC transporter permease: protein MENLLLIAFLDVKESVRARWFVVYTLVFGGLIALFFIAGVTESQVMGFSGLSRLLLMYIQVTIVILPIFILITTVRSISGDRDNHILEYMLSFPISLPQYYWGKIIGRFTTVFLPVFFAMMLALIIGTIKGAQIPWNIFLLYSGLLFALCAAFLGISFLISSVVKSSEVALGLSFFVWIVLLAFIDIALISFMMQKRLSEEVIIAISLINPMEIFRVAAISLFDPELTVMGPVAFYILDHIRLALFILFSIVYPILLGLGFAFFGFYIFKKTDLV from the coding sequence ATGGAAAATTTACTGTTAATTGCTTTTCTTGATGTTAAAGAGTCAGTAAGAGCACGTTGGTTTGTTGTGTATACTTTAGTCTTTGGCGGTTTGATTGCGCTCTTCTTTATTGCAGGCGTTACTGAATCGCAAGTAATGGGTTTTAGTGGGCTTAGTCGATTATTGTTGATGTATATCCAAGTGACGATTGTTATACTTCCTATTTTTATTCTTATTACGACTGTTCGGTCTATCTCAGGAGATAGAGATAACCATATATTGGAATATATGCTTTCCTTTCCAATTTCGTTGCCGCAATACTATTGGGGTAAAATTATTGGAAGATTTACAACGGTTTTTCTTCCTGTTTTTTTTGCGATGATGTTAGCTTTAATTATTGGAACGATTAAGGGTGCACAGATTCCTTGGAATATTTTTCTTTTGTATTCTGGGTTACTTTTTGCTTTGTGTGCTGCTTTTTTGGGCATCTCATTTTTAATATCTTCTGTTGTCAAATCCTCTGAAGTCGCACTTGGGCTTTCATTCTTTGTATGGATTGTGCTGCTTGCTTTTATCGATATTGCTTTAATTAGTTTTATGATGCAAAAACGTTTAAGTGAAGAGGTGATTATTGCTATTTCACTGATCAATCCTATGGAAATTTTTAGAGTTGCGGCTATTAGCCTTTTTGATCCAGAATTAACAGTCATGGGCCCTGTTGCTTTCTATATTTTAGATCATATTAGGCTAGCGTTGTTTATTTTGTTTTCAATTGTTTATCCCATTCTTTTAGGATTGGGGTTTGCATTTTTTGGATTTTATATCTTTAAAAAGACTGATTTAGTTTAG